In Lepus europaeus isolate LE1 chromosome 19, mLepTim1.pri, whole genome shotgun sequence, the genomic window GCTAGCTAGGCAGTAATCGTGCTCTCCACTGCCCAGACAGAATTCTAAGGCAGATGGACGGTCACTTCCCCTAGAACAGGAGGCGAGGAATTGGcagaggcaggaattgaacccaggagtCTGGAGGCCACGCCTACTTAGAGACAGCCGAAAAAGCCAGTTCCTAAAATATCCTTGGCTCTTCGCGCTAGGGTTTCAACATCCCGGAAGTCTTCTAAAGGGATGGGATGGGAGTTCCCTCCTACCGTCGGCGGCTGCCTTGGGGCAGGTGGCCGGGTGCAGTCAGACGCAGGTGTGTGCAATTAGTGGGTAGACGCGGGGATGGGTAAGACAGGCTTCTCCCCTGATCGCGGGGACGTCGCCGACTCCCCCTCTGCACCGCTCTAACCCCAAGCTGCCACTGGGAGCTGGAAGGCGTGCTGCGCTCCTACGTGTTCGCCTGCCTGGACCACGTTCACGATCTCCGGCTGGACTTCGAGCCCTCCAGGAAGCCGAGCCGCTCAGCAGCCGTAGAGCTGCTGACGGCGCTGGCGGGCCGTGCCCCCGGGCTGCGGAGCTTGTGCCTGGAGTGTCACGGCGAGAAGCCGCTCTTCGACGCTGGCCGCGACGTCCTGGGCGCCGTGCACGCCGTCTGCGGGGCCGCCCGCGAGCTGCGCCACCTCGACCTGCGCGGCTTGCCCTTCACGCTAGACGacgggctggtgctgcaggcggcgcaCGGCTGTCCCGAGCTCCACAGCCTTTTCTTGGACAACCGTACACTGGTAGGCAGCGTGGAGCCCAGCTCggtgctgcagctgctggaggcCTGCCCGCGCCTGCGCGCCCTCGGGCTGCACCTGGCCAGTCTGTCGCGCGCCGCCCTCGAAGCGCTAGCCGCTCCCAACCGCGCGCCTTTCGCGCTTCTCGCCCTGCGATGCGCGTGCCCTGAGGATGCACGCGCATCCCCGCTGCCCGATGAAGTCTGGGCTGCCGTGCGCCGACGCCACCCTGGGCTGGCCgtggagctggaactggagccgGCGCTGCCTGAGGAGAGCGTCACGCGCATCCTGCAGCCATCAGTGCCCGTGGCCGCGCTGCGCCTCAACCTCTCGGGCGACACCGTAGGCCCCGTGCGCTTTGCCGCGCACCACTACGCGAAAACCCTGCGCGAGCTGGAGGTGCGCGCCGCCGCCTCGGCAGCGCTGGACCAGGCGCTGGAGGAGCTGGCGGCGCGCTGCGCGGACCTGTGCGAGGCGCACTGCTTCTGCGTGGTGAGACCCTCCGTGCTGGACGCCTTCCGCGCGCACTGCCCGCGCCTGCGCAGCTACACCCTCAAACTGAAGCGCGAGCCACACCCCTGGCGGCCCACGCTTGTGGCGTGATGGGGCACCCCCCACGCCCGCAGACCGAAGCCTTCAGGGACGCCGGCTGGGGATGCCCGGGCGCACCCCAGTTGCTAGCCCTTTCCTTCGGAATTCTGTTTCCTGCTGACCCTCAGGGGATTGGGGCCTGTGGGATGGCACCCAGTCCCGGGTGCTCTGAGCCCACTCGGCGCTCTCAGCCCGGGCCGATTGCCGCTGTCCTGGGCTCCTACTGGGCTCATCCATCCCATCGTTCTGCGGACTGCCAGCTCTGCGCCCAggcgtggggggagggagggagggcctcGGCAGGGGCCGGGCCTCCAGGCTGAGAGCGAAATAAACAGATCCTGCAGTCTCGCCGCGTCCTGTGAAAGGCCGGGCGGGCG contains:
- the FBXL8 gene encoding F-box/LRR-repeat protein 8 isoform X2, which gives rise to MGVPSYRRRLPWGRWPGAVRRSCHWELEGVLRSYVFACLDHVHDLRLDFEPSRKPSRSAAVELLTALAGRAPGLRSLCLECHGEKPLFDAGRDVLGAVHAVCGAARELRHLDLRGLPFTLDDGLVLQAAHGCPELHSLFLDNRTLVGSVEPSSVLQLLEACPRLRALGLHLASLSRAALEALAAPNRAPFALLALRCACPEDARASPLPDEVWAAVRRRHPGLAVELELEPALPEESVTRILQPSVPVAALRLNLSGDTVGPVRFAAHHYAKTLRELEVRAAASAALDQALEELAARCADLCEAHCFCVVRPSVLDAFRAHCPRLRSYTLKLKREPHPWRPTLVA
- the FBXL8 gene encoding F-box/LRR-repeat protein 8 isoform X1, translated to MAEPKEQLPEEVLALIFRHLPLRDRAAAAQVCRAWAAAATCSSVWHHTNISCHWELEGVLRSYVFACLDHVHDLRLDFEPSRKPSRSAAVELLTALAGRAPGLRSLCLECHGEKPLFDAGRDVLGAVHAVCGAARELRHLDLRGLPFTLDDGLVLQAAHGCPELHSLFLDNRTLVGSVEPSSVLQLLEACPRLRALGLHLASLSRAALEALAAPNRAPFALLALRCACPEDARASPLPDEVWAAVRRRHPGLAVELELEPALPEESVTRILQPSVPVAALRLNLSGDTVGPVRFAAHHYAKTLRELEVRAAASAALDQALEELAARCADLCEAHCFCVVRPSVLDAFRAHCPRLRSYTLKLKREPHPWRPTLVA